In Arthrobacter ramosus, one DNA window encodes the following:
- the rraA gene encoding ribonuclease E activity regulator RraA, producing the protein MNSPANPINTADLYDERAEDVESISLQFQDLGGVSHFSGTVRTIKCFEDNALVKTILATPGEGAVLVVDGYGSLRTALMGDMIAESAVANGWAGVVINGAIRDRVAIAKLPLGVKALGSNPKKSSKVGRGEVDIPLVIDGVHIEPGTLIYCDPDGILVER; encoded by the coding sequence ATGAACAGCCCAGCGAACCCCATCAACACCGCCGATCTCTACGACGAGCGTGCCGAGGATGTTGAGTCGATATCACTGCAGTTCCAGGACCTCGGCGGCGTCTCGCACTTCAGCGGCACCGTTCGCACCATCAAGTGCTTTGAGGACAATGCCCTGGTGAAGACAATTCTGGCGACCCCTGGCGAAGGCGCCGTGCTGGTGGTGGACGGCTACGGCTCGCTGCGCACAGCCCTCATGGGGGACATGATCGCGGAGAGCGCCGTTGCGAACGGCTGGGCCGGCGTCGTGATCAATGGGGCCATCCGTGATCGCGTGGCGATCGCGAAGCTGCCTTTGGGCGTCAAAGCACTCGGGAGCAATCCCAAGAAGAGCTCCAAAGTGGGCCGTGGCGAAGTGGACATCCCTTTGGTGATTGACGGAGTGCACATCGAACCCGGCACCCTGATCTACTGCGATCCTGACGGGATTCTCGTGGAGCGGTGA
- a CDS encoding MFS transporter, with the protein MSLSDLPGSLPERPATDPAGMQAGPTTALAEPVERVRSLWVTGVVLVNVGINAAFFGPIQVLLGQQAIHFDEGQKEAILALVTGCGAAVSLVANPIFGAFSDRNTSRFGRRVPWVLFGAILGAAALVALAGAPNVAVMAILWCLVQAGCNGAYAAITAAIPDRVPVPQRGAVGGLAAMGQTVGILAGAVIASVVSGNFALGYIVCAAALLAGVVLYLFKNDDVPLVPEARPPFKLWTFVKGFWISPVKYPDFAWAWLTRFLVNVGNHMVTLYLLFFLKDAVHLEEAQGIKPELGVLILTGFYAVMVIITSVVGGAISDRMGKRKPLVIVSSIVISIAALILGFEPTWTGAIAGAAVLGIGFGAYLAVDFALITQVLPSALDRGRDLGVINVANSLPQVIAPLIAYPFVAFWGGYVSLYVAAAVIGLLGAVFVVKIKGVA; encoded by the coding sequence ATGAGCCTGTCCGATCTGCCCGGTTCATTGCCTGAAAGACCGGCGACGGATCCTGCGGGGATGCAGGCAGGCCCGACGACGGCGCTCGCCGAGCCCGTGGAGCGCGTCCGCTCGCTGTGGGTCACCGGAGTGGTGCTCGTCAATGTGGGCATCAACGCTGCCTTCTTCGGCCCGATTCAGGTTTTGCTCGGGCAGCAAGCCATCCACTTTGACGAAGGCCAGAAGGAAGCCATCCTTGCGCTGGTTACGGGATGCGGTGCTGCGGTGTCCCTCGTGGCGAACCCGATCTTCGGTGCGTTCAGCGATCGCAACACGTCCCGCTTCGGACGGCGGGTACCTTGGGTGCTCTTCGGCGCCATCCTGGGCGCGGCAGCCCTTGTGGCCCTGGCGGGTGCTCCCAACGTGGCAGTCATGGCCATTTTGTGGTGCCTGGTCCAGGCCGGTTGCAATGGAGCCTATGCCGCCATCACAGCGGCTATTCCGGATCGAGTGCCAGTGCCGCAGCGCGGCGCGGTCGGCGGCCTTGCGGCCATGGGTCAGACCGTGGGCATTCTCGCGGGCGCGGTGATCGCTTCCGTGGTTTCCGGGAACTTTGCCCTCGGCTACATTGTCTGTGCCGCCGCGCTGCTGGCCGGCGTCGTGCTCTATCTTTTCAAGAATGACGACGTGCCTCTCGTTCCGGAGGCCAGGCCGCCGTTCAAACTCTGGACATTCGTCAAGGGATTTTGGATCTCGCCCGTCAAATATCCCGACTTCGCGTGGGCCTGGCTGACGAGGTTCCTGGTCAATGTCGGCAACCACATGGTCACGCTGTACTTGCTGTTCTTCCTCAAGGATGCCGTGCACCTCGAGGAAGCGCAGGGGATCAAGCCAGAGCTCGGGGTCCTGATCCTCACAGGCTTCTATGCGGTCATGGTGATCATCACCAGCGTGGTGGGCGGTGCCATCAGCGACCGTATGGGCAAACGCAAACCCCTCGTCATTGTCTCGTCCATCGTCATTTCGATAGCTGCCCTGATCCTTGGGTTCGAACCCACGTGGACGGGGGCCATTGCCGGTGCGGCGGTGCTCGGTATCGGCTTTGGTGCGTACCTGGCGGTCGACTTCGCCCTTATCACCCAGGTGCTGCCCTCTGCGCTGGACCGGGGCAGGGACCTTGGGGTCATCAACGTGGCCAACTCTTTGCCGCAGGTGATCGCCCCTCTTATCGCGTACCCCTTTGTGGCGTTCTGGGGTGGCTACGTCTCGCTGTATGTGGCCGCAGCTGTGATCGGTCTGCTGGGGGCGGTATTCGTGGTGAAGATCAAGGGCGTCGCGTAG
- a CDS encoding MDR family MFS transporter, with translation MSNATPVRAAGEVLTHRQTLTVMVGLMLGMFLSSLDQTIVSTSIYTIANDLDGLSLQAWATTAYLITSTVTTPLYGKLSDIFGRRPLYLAAILIFLAGSLYAGSVHSMTELAIARGIQGMGAGGLLALALTIIGDIVALKDRAKYQGYFMSVFGVSSVLGPVVGGAFAGSSNILGFDGWRWVFFINLPIGLAALAVVFFYLHLPAKHVKQKIDYWGAGAITLAIVPLLLVAEQGRSWGWTSGNSWICYGLGVIGIIAFLLVERRAGDYALIPLRLFRNITFGLSSLLNFIIGIGMFGAIAMLPMYLQLVKGLTPTEAGLMMITFTVGILFGSITAGRTISASGVFRIFPILGTGILTAAAIVMGLSLGVDTGLWVPGLIAVFFGMGLGFCMQPLTLAMQVSVPPKDMGVGTSTAAFFRSMGGAVGTAVFISMLFSLAADKIASGMKDAMGSADYLKVLKDPAVAADPANAKLYDFFKNGATNDSLNDTSWLHHANPALTRPIVEGFAQSIDTVMLTAAALTGLAFLISFALPNKKLMDPKAAAKESVSAH, from the coding sequence ATGTCCAACGCCACGCCTGTGCGGGCCGCCGGAGAGGTCCTGACACACCGTCAGACGCTCACCGTCATGGTGGGCCTCATGCTCGGCATGTTCCTGTCCTCCCTGGACCAGACCATCGTGTCCACGTCCATTTACACCATCGCCAACGACCTGGACGGCCTGTCTCTGCAGGCGTGGGCCACTACGGCCTACCTCATCACCTCCACGGTGACCACCCCGCTGTACGGCAAGCTCAGTGACATCTTCGGCCGCCGCCCGCTGTACCTGGCCGCGATCCTGATCTTCCTCGCCGGCTCACTGTACGCCGGTTCCGTTCACTCCATGACCGAGCTCGCCATCGCCCGCGGCATACAAGGTATGGGCGCCGGCGGTCTGCTGGCCCTCGCGCTGACCATCATCGGCGACATCGTTGCCCTGAAGGATCGTGCCAAGTACCAGGGCTACTTCATGTCCGTCTTTGGCGTTTCCTCGGTCCTCGGGCCCGTGGTCGGCGGTGCTTTCGCAGGCTCGTCCAACATCCTTGGCTTCGACGGCTGGCGCTGGGTCTTCTTCATCAACCTGCCCATAGGCCTGGCTGCACTGGCCGTGGTGTTCTTCTACCTGCACCTGCCCGCGAAGCACGTCAAGCAGAAGATCGACTACTGGGGCGCGGGAGCCATTACGCTGGCAATCGTCCCGCTGCTGCTCGTGGCCGAGCAAGGCCGCAGCTGGGGCTGGACCTCCGGCAACTCGTGGATCTGCTACGGGCTTGGCGTCATCGGCATCATCGCGTTCCTGCTGGTTGAGCGGCGTGCCGGCGACTACGCGCTGATCCCCTTGCGGCTCTTCAGGAACATCACCTTCGGCTTGTCTTCCCTGCTGAACTTCATCATCGGTATCGGCATGTTCGGGGCCATCGCGATGCTCCCGATGTACCTGCAGCTGGTCAAGGGCCTCACCCCTACCGAAGCGGGCCTCATGATGATCACCTTCACAGTGGGCATCCTCTTCGGTTCCATTACAGCGGGACGGACCATCTCGGCGTCGGGCGTTTTCCGGATCTTCCCGATCCTCGGTACGGGCATCCTGACCGCCGCCGCCATCGTCATGGGCCTATCCCTCGGCGTCGACACCGGCCTCTGGGTTCCCGGTCTGATCGCCGTATTCTTCGGCATGGGCCTGGGCTTCTGCATGCAGCCGCTCACACTGGCCATGCAGGTCTCCGTGCCGCCGAAAGACATGGGTGTGGGCACGTCCACCGCTGCGTTCTTCCGTTCCATGGGTGGCGCGGTGGGAACCGCGGTGTTCATCTCGATGCTCTTCAGCCTGGCCGCCGACAAGATCGCCTCGGGCATGAAGGACGCCATGGGCAGCGCGGACTACCTCAAGGTGCTCAAGGATCCTGCGGTTGCCGCGGATCCCGCCAACGCCAAGCTGTACGACTTCTTCAAGAACGGCGCCACGAACGATTCGCTGAACGACACCAGCTGGCTGCACCACGCCAACCCGGCGCTCACACGGCCCATCGTTGAAGGCTTCGCGCAATCGATCGACACCGTGATGCTGACCGCCGCGGCGCTGACCGGCCTCGCGTTCCTCATCAGCTTCGCTTTGCCGAACAAGAAACTGATGGATCCGAAGGCGGCAGCAAAGGAATCCGTTTCCGCGCACTAG
- a CDS encoding NAD(P)-dependent malic enzyme, which yields MSVETITPEQNLTALALSEEEIFTAHEGGKLSVSSTVPLLNKRDLSIAYTPGVAEVSRAIHANPELARTHTWAERLVVVVSDGTAVLGLGDIGPSASLPVMEGKSALFKAFGDLNSIPLVLNTTNVDEIIETLVRLRPSFGAVNLEDISAPRCFELEERLIEALDCPVMHDDQHGTAVVVLAALTNAAKVTGRELEGLKIVVSGAGAAGIAVSEILLTAGVEDVVLLDSKGIINAERADLVADSGSVKARFAQRTNPRALSGGPAEALQGADVFIGVSSSKLAEEHLKLMNQDSIVFALSNPDPEVLPEVAVKYAAVVATGRSDFPNQINNVLAFPGIFRGALDAGARRITPAMKIAAARAIAALAEDELSVDYIVPSPLDPRVAPAVTAAVAAAAE from the coding sequence GTGTCCGTCGAGACCATCACCCCTGAACAGAATCTGACTGCCCTGGCGCTGAGCGAAGAGGAAATCTTCACCGCCCACGAAGGCGGCAAGCTCTCCGTTTCCAGCACGGTACCGCTTTTGAACAAGCGGGACCTTTCCATTGCCTACACTCCCGGTGTCGCCGAGGTGAGCCGCGCGATCCACGCCAACCCTGAGCTTGCACGCACGCATACCTGGGCCGAGCGTCTCGTGGTGGTCGTCAGTGATGGCACCGCGGTCCTGGGCCTGGGCGACATCGGACCCAGCGCCTCCCTCCCTGTCATGGAAGGAAAGTCCGCGCTGTTCAAGGCGTTCGGCGATCTCAATTCCATTCCCTTGGTCCTCAATACCACCAACGTGGACGAAATCATCGAGACCCTGGTCCGCCTGCGTCCGAGCTTCGGTGCCGTGAACCTCGAAGATATCTCCGCACCCCGCTGCTTCGAACTCGAAGAGCGTCTCATCGAAGCCCTCGACTGCCCCGTCATGCACGATGACCAGCACGGCACCGCCGTCGTGGTTCTCGCAGCGTTGACGAACGCCGCCAAGGTGACCGGCCGTGAACTTGAGGGACTGAAAATTGTGGTCTCCGGTGCGGGTGCCGCGGGCATCGCCGTCTCCGAGATCCTGCTGACCGCGGGCGTCGAGGACGTCGTCCTTCTGGATTCCAAGGGCATCATCAACGCCGAGCGCGCCGACCTTGTGGCCGATTCGGGCAGCGTCAAGGCCCGCTTCGCCCAGCGCACCAACCCCCGCGCCCTTTCCGGCGGACCCGCGGAGGCACTGCAGGGCGCCGATGTGTTCATCGGCGTTTCCTCGTCCAAGCTGGCCGAGGAACATTTGAAGCTCATGAACCAGGATTCGATCGTCTTCGCCCTGTCCAACCCGGACCCGGAAGTCCTGCCCGAGGTCGCCGTCAAGTACGCGGCCGTCGTGGCCACTGGCCGCAGCGACTTCCCTAACCAGATCAACAACGTCCTTGCGTTCCCCGGAATTTTCCGCGGAGCCTTGGACGCCGGCGCACGCCGCATCACCCCGGCCATGAAGATCGCCGCAGCCCGTGCCATCGCCGCACTGGCCGAGGACGAACTCTCCGTCGATTACATCGTGCCCAGCCCGCTGGATCCCCGCGTCGCTCCCGCGGTCACGGCGGCGGTTGCCGCGGCGGCTGAATAA
- a CDS encoding MFS transporter — MKGQLAEQLQPAEETLEAEKASFLKQPKAVWATAIAAVFAFMGIGLVDPILPAIAKNLQASPSQVSLLFTSYFLVTAVAMLVTGFVSSRIGGKKTLMIGLALIVVFASLSGMSGSVGELVGFRAGWGLGNALFVATALAVIVGVASGGTGTAIILYEAALGLGISLGPLLGALLGGWQWRAPFFGTAVLMAISFIALLALLPKTPTPATKARLRDPLLALGHKGLRTTAASALFYNYGFFTILAFTPFILGMDAYGIGSVFFGWGVAVAVFSVFVAPVLQRRFGTTNVLVGTLGALLLDLVGLGLAAGHSVTAVVVLVIVAGALLGINNTLYTELAMEVSDSPRTVASAGYNFVRWMGGALAPFVAAQLGEHFGPQVPFFAAALALAFAILVAVGGRRYLKSHEPHLV; from the coding sequence ATGAAAGGCCAGCTCGCAGAGCAACTGCAGCCAGCGGAAGAAACACTCGAGGCCGAGAAGGCCTCGTTCCTCAAGCAGCCCAAAGCTGTGTGGGCCACGGCGATTGCCGCCGTCTTCGCCTTCATGGGTATCGGACTGGTGGACCCGATCCTGCCGGCCATCGCCAAGAACCTCCAAGCCAGCCCCAGCCAAGTGTCGTTGCTCTTCACGAGCTACTTCCTGGTGACCGCGGTCGCAATGCTCGTGACCGGGTTCGTCTCTTCGCGGATCGGTGGCAAAAAGACGCTCATGATCGGCCTGGCCCTGATTGTCGTGTTCGCCTCGCTGTCAGGCATGTCCGGAAGCGTGGGTGAGCTGGTCGGATTCCGCGCTGGTTGGGGACTTGGCAATGCCCTCTTCGTGGCCACCGCGCTTGCCGTGATTGTCGGCGTCGCGAGCGGCGGAACCGGCACAGCGATCATTCTCTACGAAGCCGCCCTTGGCCTGGGCATTTCCCTCGGCCCGTTGCTCGGAGCACTCCTTGGGGGCTGGCAATGGCGCGCACCGTTCTTTGGCACCGCGGTCCTCATGGCCATTTCCTTCATCGCCTTGCTGGCACTGCTGCCCAAGACCCCGACGCCGGCCACGAAGGCCCGTTTGCGTGACCCGCTCCTCGCCCTGGGCCACAAAGGCCTTCGCACTACCGCGGCCAGCGCCCTGTTCTACAACTACGGCTTCTTCACAATCCTGGCTTTCACGCCCTTCATTCTCGGGATGGACGCCTACGGTATCGGCTCCGTGTTCTTTGGTTGGGGCGTGGCCGTGGCCGTGTTCTCGGTCTTCGTGGCACCCGTGCTGCAGCGTCGCTTCGGTACCACCAACGTCCTGGTCGGCACCCTCGGGGCCCTTTTGCTGGACCTCGTCGGGCTGGGACTGGCCGCGGGGCACTCGGTGACTGCCGTCGTCGTGCTCGTCATTGTGGCGGGCGCCCTGCTGGGCATCAACAACACGCTCTACACCGAACTGGCCATGGAAGTCTCCGATTCGCCGCGTACCGTGGCTTCGGCCGGTTACAACTTTGTGCGGTGGATGGGTGGCGCGCTGGCTCCGTTTGTCGCGGCACAACTCGGTGAGCACTTCGGCCCGCAGGTCCCGTTCTTCGCCGCGGCCCTTGCCCTCGCGTTCGCGATCCTCGTAGCCGTCGGCGGCCGCCGCTACCTGAAGTCACACGAACCGCACCTCGTGTAG
- a CDS encoding TetR/AcrR family transcriptional regulator, whose amino-acid sequence MSEPNSLEPYSLDLAAGLPQMAAAPTTPRQLLRYARILKTAAGFAQRQFDTVSLSDVSTRAHVPLGTLYRYFPSTVHLMLAVYRQQLRELNDAKPASSRCSQQELTGLGMEIFHMRVMQPAVEHCLSRTWDTRDGDIPVLLRDIEVLSAEMVGAAIGDAGRARILLHVISGLVQSVNCRRISLFDAEKDLKNACKLIADA is encoded by the coding sequence ATGTCCGAACCGAACTCCTTGGAACCGTATTCGCTGGATCTGGCCGCGGGGTTGCCCCAAATGGCGGCTGCTCCCACCACGCCGAGACAGCTATTGCGCTACGCCCGGATACTGAAGACTGCCGCGGGATTCGCCCAGCGGCAGTTCGATACCGTGAGCCTTTCGGACGTATCCACCAGGGCCCACGTTCCCCTTGGGACGCTCTACCGCTACTTTCCGTCCACGGTCCATCTGATGCTTGCGGTCTACCGGCAGCAGCTCCGGGAACTCAATGACGCCAAGCCGGCATCTTCGAGGTGCAGCCAGCAGGAGCTCACCGGTCTCGGGATGGAGATTTTCCACATGCGGGTCATGCAGCCCGCCGTCGAACACTGTCTATCCCGCACATGGGATACCCGCGACGGCGACATCCCCGTACTCTTGCGCGATATCGAAGTGCTCTCCGCCGAGATGGTCGGGGCCGCGATCGGCGACGCCGGGAGGGCCCGGATTCTCTTGCACGTGATCAGTGGTCTGGTCCAGTCGGTCAACTGCCGCCGGATCTCGCTTTTCGATGCAGAGAAGGACCTGAAGAACGCTTGCAAGCTGATTGCGGACGCGTAG